From Spea bombifrons isolate aSpeBom1 chromosome 6, aSpeBom1.2.pri, whole genome shotgun sequence, a single genomic window includes:
- the OXTR gene encoding oxytocin receptor yields the protein MEDLCLNCSSAEVNSPWGNFSQDNRTQDNTSSRDPLKRNEDVAKVEVAVLALILFLALVGNICVLIGIHINRHKHSRMYFFMKHLSIADLVVALFQVLPQLIWDITFRFYAPDFLCRLVTYLQVVGMFASTYMLLLMSLDRCLAICQPLRSLHRRADCVYVVLTWVVSFLLSIPQTFIFSLQDVGNGVYDCKSDFIMPWGPKAYITWITLSVYIIPVIILSICYGLISFKIWQNIRLKTVCESNVRLSSSRRATISRVSSVRLISKAKIRTVKMTFIIVLAYIICWTPFFFAQMWSVWDPEAPKEASMFVIAMLLGNLNSCCNPWIYMLFTGHLFHDLLQRFLCCSARYLKSRQQGSDLSASRKSNSSTFVLSRKSSSQKSITQPTIA from the exons ATGGAGGACCTGTGCCTTAACTGTTCTAGTGCGGAGGTCAACTCACCATGGGGCAACTTTAGCCAGGACAACAGGACTCAAGATAACACCTCCAGCAGGGACCCTCTGAAGAGGAATGAAGATGTGGCCAAGGTGGAGGTGGCAGTGTTGGCTCTGATCCTGTTCCTGGCTCTAGTTGGCAATATCTGTGTCCTAATCGGGATCCACATCAACAGACACAAACACTCCCGCATGTACTTCTTCATGAAGCACCTAAGCATTGCTGACTTGGTGGTCGCTTTATTCCAAGTGTTGCCCCAGCTCATATGGGACATCACCTTCAGGTTCTATGCCCCTGACTTCCTCTGCAGATTGGTCACCTACCTGCAAGTGGTGGGAATGTTTGCTTCCACCTACATGCTCCTGCTGATGTCCCTGGACAGGTGCCTTGCCATCTGCCAACCTTTGAGATCTTTGCACAGGAGAGCTGACTGTGTCTATGTGGTTCTAACTTGGGTTGTCAGCTTTCTGCTCAGCATACCCCAGACCTTCATCTTTTCCCTACAGGACGTTGGTAACGGGGTTTATGACTGCAAATCGGATTTTATCATGCCCTGGGGACCCAAAGCCTACATCACATGGATAACACTATCTGTGTACATCATCCCTGTCATAATCCTCAGCATTTGCTATGGGCTCATCAGCTTCAAGATTTGGCAGAATATCCGCTTGAAGACCGTTTGTGAAAGCAACGTCAGGCTGAGCTCAAGCCGGAGGGCTACAATCTCAAGAGTGAGTAGTGTCAGGCTTATCTCCAAGGCCAAGATCCGGACAGTCAAAATGACCTTCATCATAGTCTTAGCCTACATCATCTGCTGGACCCCTTTCTTCTTTGCCCAGATGTGGTCGGTATGGGATCCTGAAGCTCCAAAAGAAG CCTCCATGTTTGTCATCGCCATGCTCTTGGGAAACCTTAACAGCTGCTGCAACCCCTGGATCTACATGTTATTTACCGGCCACCTTTTCCACGACTTATTGCAGCGTTTTCTGTGCTGTTCTGCCCGATACCTGAAGTCCAGACAGCAGGGAAGCGACCTGAGTGCAAGCAGGAAGAGCAACTCCTCGACCTTCGTACTGAGCCGCAAGAGTTCCAGCCAGAAGAGCATTACGCAGCCCACCATTGCATGA
- the CAV3 gene encoding caveolin-3 encodes MESGEGFCVRYKLQSPSAGQENSSIRYQSETRDLQSFNGQRGGFFVSFKDMAEEQSYYEDRIGKELLTKEIDLVDRDPRRINEDIVKVDFEDVIAEPHGTHSFDGVWKASYTTFTLTKYWCYRILSALVGIPLSIIWGVLFALLSFCHIWAVMPCVKSYMIEIQCVSRTFSLCIHTFCDPLFEALGKIFGAIRVTMQKHV; translated from the exons ATGGAATCCGGAGAAGGCTTCTGTGTCAGATACAAATTACAGAGCCCCAGTGCTGGCCAAGAAAACTCTTCAATCAGATACCAGTCCGAAACACGGGACTTACAATCATTTAACGGCCAAAGAGGTggtttttttgtgtcttttaaagacatggcagaagagcagtCTTATTATGAAGACCGGATCGGCAAAGAGCTGCTCACAAAGGAGATCGACCTTGTAGACCGAGATCCTAGGAGGATTAATGAAGACATAGTGAAG GTGGATTTTGAAGATGTGATAGCAGAACCGCATGGGACTCACAGTTTTGATGGCGTTTGGAAAGCGAGCTACACCACTTTCACCCTGACGAAGTACTGGTGCTACCGCATCCTCTCCGCTCTCGTTGGGATTCCTCTCTCCATCATTTGGGGTGTCCTCTTTGCTCTGCTATCATTCTGCCATATCTGGGCAGTGATGCCCTGTGTAAAGAGCTACATGATAGAGATTCAGTGTGTGAGCAGGACATTCTCACTGTGTATCCACACCTTCTGCGACCCACTCTTTGAGGCATTGGGGAAGATCTTCGGCGCTATCCGGGTCACCATGCAAAAACATGTCTAA